The following DNA comes from Populus trichocarpa isolate Nisqually-1 chromosome 19, P.trichocarpa_v4.1, whole genome shotgun sequence.
ttttttctGTCAAGTTCAACCATTTTGCAACATTCGAAGTTTCTTGAATGATCAAAAGTTCTGACATTGAAGTAAATAAGCCCTGTTGATCTTCATTTaacagataatatatatatatatatatatatatatatatatataacttccaTTTGGCTCCAAAAACGGGGTAAGGTTTTAATccaataattatttcttaatccatttatgtcattaaaaaaccaatcaaagTTACAGGCCTAGCTTTTTATTAATAGATTTTCTTAACGAAATTAGAATTTAGATTCTATCTTGAGATTGCAATAGATTCAAGTATCCTTAGCAAATGCTGTGATGCACTAAACTTGAACCTTGTCATGATCCTTTTTCACTTGTGACACGAGGTGCTCCCAAGAGAAGggggaaaacagaaaaaataaatggtgcaaggaaaaattaatccaaaaataatatagtttgattCCATTAAGTCAGCAccaaaatttacaaatatttacaTCAACTTGCAACAATCAGGGTAATCCTATCAcaataattttctcaatttcatcttgcTTCTCAGCTTTAGTAAGGACCCCAACAGCTCAAATACATGACTTTTCTTAGAGATTCCTCAGACTGTTTTGCTTTCACTTCCTTGACTTTATTCGAGATCATggcagaagatgaagaagaaagctTCTTGGCCTGAGAGGCTGATCTGACATGGTTCTTGGCATGTTGGTGCAGGGATCTCAAGGTGTAGTTCCACCTACAGAACCCTTGGTCTTTCAAGGCCTCAACACCTCCAACAGCTGCTGCAACCAACCAAGCTTTGCTTGCTGAACTCATTTTCTCTGTTACTGTAATATAGAACCAACAAGTTGGAAACTCTTTGAAGTGGGATTTGTAGAGATTAAGATATCAGGAGCTATGATTTGATGAAGTAAATGGGAGTAAAGGGGTTTGGTTATATAGGTGAGCGTACCAAAATTGTAGGAGAAAAACCAGAGGCTCAAGGCTTTTTCGTGGTGGTTTTGAGCGAGGAAACCAGCGAAGGCCAAcggtattttttataaaacaagtgGTCTCTATTTCCCCTTTAATCATTGGAATACAACttagaacatgaaaaaaatggatTTGTAGAGATGAAATaagtttcttttattattatactagctagtttgtttctattttttaaaaatatttttttaaaagtaatatatatttttattatattacattataaaaacataataattactaaatatcattatttttaagagaaataAGATAAGTATCCGCTTCACAATAGTGATTTTTAGTAAATATCGCGCttcaaaaacataacaaaataaaattttaattatttggctCAATTAGTTAACTGGTTCATAAGAGTTAGTAAAACCAATTGAtcgatttcaaaaataataaataaaatctcaaaactgcTAAAATTAGAACgtctcaataaattttttttatatctaaagatCAAACAGTCCACATAACAACGAAGTGGCTACTTTACAAGAAACGACATTCAAAATCTCCTGTAAACAATTTGagttcttaataaaaaattatggtccATTTGAGAGGTATTTTAGTCTGGCATGATTAGATCTTCTCTCTAAACCTAAACCTATTCTTTTGTTCTATAAAATCATCTGTTAAGCCATCCACGTAATTTATTTGAGTCAGATTTCATTTGTCTATGATAGACCCATATATGACTGCTCAGAATCGTCTGTTATTGTAAGTCTGActatatcattaatattaaaaaacaaaaaacaactactatgtaaataataactttttaagattttaattgaagtttattttttagtttacaaGTTGGAcaaaaatgtatattttgactcaaaatatatttgaaagaaaaaattaattaaattgtggTTTTTGCATGAAACGGTCGACCGGTTCATGCAACTAGATTCAACCTGTCAACCAGTTGAGCCAAGCGATTGGAGTTTCAccttgatgtttttaaaaataataatatttagtaaatatcATGTTTCTGAAATATAATAAGGTAAAAATATACTAATTCACCGAATCTTTCTCAATTGATATTActctatcaatatttttaaaaagaaactctgataattgtttaaaaaataaccattaaaaactgtttaataaattatgatatatatatatatatatatatatatatatatatatatatatatatatatatatatatatatatattcacttcAAAAAAAGTATTTCTTGCGATCTAATTCATCTTTTAGAGATTCAAGAAAGTATTCTTTTTTGGGCCATTACAACCATTTTGCAACATTCccaaatttcttgaaatttcatAAGTTTTGACATCGAAGAAAATAGTCCCTATTCATCTTCAtttatgcaaaaaaacaaaagacataaagaACTTTCTTTAGGCTCCAAAAAGGGGTAAGCccaataattatttcttaatccTGTCCTTGAAAAACCAGTATAAGTTCTAAatctaatttttcttgaattgaaattttatttttaccaaattataatttagattCTAGTGAGATTCTGATTGATGCAAATATCCTTGACAAATTAACCTTGTCATGATCCTTTTCACTTTGCGACATGAGGGCCTGCGACAAAATAAATGGTGCAAGGAAAaactaatccaaaaataatatggTTTGATTCCATTAAATATTCAACAACAAAATTTACAAATCAATTTACATCAACTTGCAACAATCAGGGTAATCCTATCACGataatttctcaatttcttcttGCTTCTTAGCTTCAGTAAGGACCCCAACAGCTCAAATACATGACTTTTCTTAGAGATTCCTCAGGCTGTTTTGCTGTCACTTCCTTGACTTTATTCGAGATCATggcagaagatgaagaagaaagctTCTTGGCCTGAGAGGCTGATCTGACATGGTTCTTGGCATGTTGGTGCAGGGATCTCAAGGTGTAGTTCCACCTACAGAACCCTTGGTCTTTCAAGGCCTCAACACCTCCAACAGCTGCTGCAACCAACCAAGCTTTGCTTGCTGAACTCATTTTCTCTGTTACTGTAATATAGAACCAACAAGTTGGAAACTCTTTGAAGTGGGATTTGTAGAGATTAAGATATCAGGAGCTATGATTTGATGAAGTAAATGGGAGTAAAGGGGTTTGGTTATATAGGTGAGCGTACCAAAATTGTAGGAGAAAAACCAGAGGCTAAAGGCTTCTTCGTGGTGGTTTTGAGCGAGGAAACCAGCAAAGGCCAACGGTATTTTTGATGACATGATGCATCTTTTGTCTAAGTAGACGACTGGCTTCATTAAAGAAGTTGGGATAAAACGGGATGGGtgtagattttttaatttgttcctgACAATCGACAGATCAACCTTGTCTCTATCTTCTCACGAGCACACcgttttgcttaaaaaaaaaatccaactaagCTCAAATTAGAGGTGAGGAATGCCACATGCCATGTTCTTGGAGGCTCACACGCATGAAACTGTATCAATTAAGGTTGCAGGACCGTCTAGGAAACTgcctgctttctttcttttgttttttttttctttctcagttAATCGATCACTAGATTAACTCGCAAGCCAATCCAATTCGAATtttactaaattaatatttaatacagTTCAGCAAAAAACTAGACAGGTTATGTCATGAAACAGACTATAGCCAAAATAAAACTAGACTTGTCAAGTTCTAAAATTGTAGATTAAACTTTTcagaaatttatatatatatatatatatatatatatatatatataatattttttatctctataaaaataaactagatattttgagttatattaattctaaaatttattataaaaaagatttatagttcaaaaatttctaattaatataatccatctagtataaattaaatagaaaat
Coding sequences within:
- the LOC18108631 gene encoding uncharacterized protein LOC18108631; translated protein: MSSASKAWLVAAAVGGVEALKDQGFCRWNYTLRSLHQHAKNHVRSASQAKKLSSSSSAMISNKVKEVKAKQSEESLRKVMYLSCWGPY
- the LOC18108632 gene encoding uncharacterized protein LOC18108632, translated to MSSASKAWLVAAAVGGVEALKDQGFCRWNYTLRSLHQHAKNHVRSASQAKKLSSSSSAMISNKVKEVTAKQPEESLRKVMYLSCWGPY